From the Arvicola amphibius chromosome 2, mArvAmp1.2, whole genome shotgun sequence genome, one window contains:
- the LOC119807287 gene encoding olfactory receptor 7C2, whose amino-acid sequence MERENQTGGRYFLLMGFTEDSDLQSFFFGLLLSMYLVTIIGNILIILAIILDPHLHMPMYFFLSNLSLADIGFTSTTIPKTLLNIHTKHKLIPFTGCITQIFFFIVFGCLDNLLLTVMAYDRFVAICHPLHYVVIMNSCFCVMLALGSWLISVMSSLPETLTVLRLSFCTNIEIPHFFCDLPEILKLACSDTLVNNIVVYSMTIVIAGFPFFGILLSYSQIVSSILRIPSAGGKYKAFSTCVSHLLVVFLFYSNGLGVYLSSAATSSSRMNLVASLMYTVVTPMLNPFIYSLRNNDMQKALGKLLRKMVFLGKGTISGPPKIAIQ is encoded by the coding sequence atggaaagagaaaaccaaacagGAGGTAGATACTTTCTCCTCATGGGATTCACCGAAGACTCTGACCTGCAGTCCTTCTTCTTTGGGTTGCTTCTCTCCATGTACCTCGTCACCATCATAGGCAACATACTCATCATCTTGGCCATCATATTAGACCCCCACCTGCACAtgcccatgtacttcttcctctccaaCCTGTCCTTAGCTGACATCGGCTTCACCTCTACCACCATCCCAAAGACTCTACTGAATATCCACACCAAACACAAACTTATCCCCTTCACAGGCTGTATCACgcagatattttttttcattgtgtttggATGTCTGGATAATTTACTCCTAACagtgatggcctatgaccgcttcGTGGCCATCTGCCATCCCCTGCACTATGTTGTCATCATGAATTCTTGCTTCTGTGTGATGCTGGCTCTTGGGTCCTGGTTAATCAGTGTCATGAGTTCCCTGCCTGAAACCTTGACTGTGTTAAGGCTGTCTTTCTGTACAAACATAGAAATCCCACACTTTTTCTGTGATCTTCCTGAAATCCTGAAGCTGGCATGCTCTGACACCCTTGTCAATAACATTGTGGTATATTCTATGACTATAGTCATAGCTGGTTTCCCTTTCTTTGGGATTCTATTGTCTTATTCTCAGATTGTCTCTTCCATTCTAAGAATTCCCTCAGCTGGAGGCAAGTACAAAGCCTTTTCCACCTGTGTGTCTCACCTCTTGGTGGTCTTCTTGTTCTACAGCAATGGTCTTGGAGTCTACCTCAGCTCTGCAGccacatcatcttctagaatgaATCTGGTTGCCTCATTAATGTACACTGTGGTCACTCCCATGTTGAATCCcttcatctacagcctgaggaacaatGATATGCAGAAGGCTTTGGGGAAACTCCTCAGGAAGATGGTGTTTCTTGGCAAAGGGACCATATCAGGACCCCCAAAAATAGCAATTCAGTGA